The following nucleotide sequence is from Nomascus leucogenys isolate Asia chromosome 13, Asia_NLE_v1, whole genome shotgun sequence.
CACTGAAGATGAGCACTGGCGGCCCAGTGCTACATAAGGAGCCCTGTGCTCTGATTCTGATGGCTGTGGCCTGGAGTCTCAGTTCCGCTACCTGCTGCTGTGAGTCTTGGGCACCTGAAacaccttctctgagcctcagctttctcatctctaATATGGGTATAATATTTACTTTGCAGTTTTGCTGGGAGGATTAGACAAATGCCATAGGTCAAATGTGCTGGGTAACGGCATTGACTAAATATCTTAAGGATTAGAGAACATACACCATTTCACAAGCTATGCCGGCAATGAGTATTGTGCCCTAAGGCAAGAGACGTATTAGTAGAAGGCAAAAGATTTATATAACCTGAAAAGAAACCAGAGTATATCAGGAGAGCAGGGTGACCAACTCACTTGGTTTGTCTGGAATTTTCTGGTTTCAATCTCAAATCCCTGGAACCCTCCTGGCCAAGTCCTGGGTAAGCCTGAATGATTGGTTCCTCTCCAGGGTTGCCCAGCCTGCCCCCCTCCTCTGACTAGCAGCAACTTGACGAAATCTTCAGAAGAAGGAAGTAGAGTTTCCTAAAGAACAGCCCAGTATCCTCTGAGATGGGGAGAAGTGGCATTCATGTAACAGCCCAAAGCCCTGGTGGGGTTACCTTGGGGGAGAGGGGACAAAGAACACCAAGAAACAGGGCCAGTGTCTCCACCTGACCTGCCACCAGATCCAGGGGCTGCGAGCTAGCAGCCTAGGAGGTGAATCTGGTCTCTGATGTACTTTGTTTGGCTTGAAGGGTGTtcagaacaaaaacaacaaaacaaactaaaacccAAACCCAACCAAAACACATccataaaaaaaaaccctctcgACTAAAACACTGGGGGGCTCACACAAAGATCTGGATTTGCTACTACTTTGGAAACCACTGGTGCTGTGCAAGGCCTCCTTGCTTCCCTGTGACAGCCCCTGCTGGCATACTAGGCTCCTCCAGGTCATTGCCCAGCCCTGGGAGCACTTGTATTCATGATCCCTAATATTTGGGCACCGGTATCCACTGTTTGCTACAAATAATCCTTCAAAAGTCTTGATGCTGAATGCCAGTTTTAAGGgaaatttgtgtttatttatggCTATGAAGTGTGGGTAGGTGGGAGATGATTCCATGGCAAGTCAAACTTGCCCAAAATTCATTGAGAAAAAGCTCTTGATCACTGGGTCTCAACAATCAGAAGATGTCTGAGTTGGAAAgtatctattttttgtttattttcacagATAAAAGGTATAGAATCAGCCCCATGGAAACACCTTCTGTGCCTAAATATTTTCTGTGCCTCCTGCAAGTCAACAAATAATGACACAAAGAAATACATGAACGTGTTCCaggaaacaaaccaaaccaaacaaccATTTTCCATATACTCCTGGCTTCTTGGGCTTCTGGAGGCGAATGTTCTCAACAGCTACAGAGAGTTCTGTAAAACCCCCAAATGTGACATGCGCCTGTGGCTGCTGGCATCCCTTTTCCCTCCAGGTGAGCCTCACATAACATTTACACTGGATTTAATAGGAGAACATGACATgcactgattttcaacaaactcCTGATCTTCCAGGAGAGAGTCAGGAAAGAAAGCAACTGCACACCAAATCCTCTTCTATTTTGGTACCCTTAACACATTCCCTTATCTCCCTGGCCTACATATCATTTAACAAACTGCCCTGCGATTCTTGCAGGGCGTGGCGTCATGACTGATTTAAAATCCCCGCATTGCTAAAACTGCATTGTTCTTCATCAAGTTGAGTCATTTTTATGTGAAGTGTCAAGCTCCCTAACAAATAACTCCTGCCAGACAAATCAAGTTCCTCGTCTTAGAGCCGAGGCTAAATAGTTTATAGCTTTAATCTGCTCACCGAGGTGTGCAGTCTATGACAGTAATTATAAATGCAAGGAGAAATTATAGCTGAATGCTTTAACTGCATTAGGAGCCGTTTGATGAACAATCATGAACGCCTGCTCATTTCCAACAATAGAGGGCAAGTTAGTGTCAATGCGTTAGAGAGATTTCAGTTCTGCATGGCTTTTTCTCCCATTTACCACGGAATGTCACTTGTCTCctagaaagtagaaaaaagcGTCGTGGAAAGCTTTAAacttaatagttaaaaaaaaaaaaagacaaagagaaatgcAGGGAAAACTGTTTATCattatgacttctttttctctgtttgtttgGCGGCAGGTTGGGTTTCAAATTAGCTCAGTGAAGGTAACTGCTTGTTTACTTAGTAGaggcctttaaaaaaatcctccCCAAGCCATTTTTGAGAGGTCTTTATGGAGAAAGACTTCTTTGCAGGAAGGCAAGTTCAAAATCCTGACAGGGAGCAGCTCTGGTGATTGCGTGTCCCTCCACCAGATTCTGCTCCTCATCCGCAACCACCTAAGCTAATGACACAGTTTAGCTCTTTATTTTCCCCTCCTCACTTTCGCAGAAAGACGTTTTTAATTTAGCTGAAGAATtacacaaatgtattttaaagacataaatcCATATAAAAAAATATGAGCTAATTAAAACATTGCACTCCCTGTCGCTCATGGATTTTCAATTTAgcgaaagaaaaaagaattgcatCTGGTTAAATGAAAAGATGATACTGATGGCAGATTggagtaaatgaaaaataatgttacTCTATATTAAAGCACCAAATTATACACGTCAGGATTGAGCATTCAAAAGTCCAAATGAGAGGAGAAGGTGCAATGGAGGCTGAGATGCATACACGGATGCATACacagatatttttgaaaaaatgcaaACGTTAAGGAAGACGATGCATTGGTTTCTTGCTGTCTGAGAGATGCTAGAGTCTTGTACTTGACCCTGTTTCCTCGGTTCTCATTTTGTTTCCCTAAAATGAATTCCTGAGGGTCAGAATGAGGATGTTCTTTTTTAATCTTAGGTATACGTATTTTCACTGGAATTTGGGTCATTTCTTGGTTAGACACCATATGGCAAATGTATAATTACCTGATTGAACAAGAGcattaaaagaaagagaacaaggaTGTTCTGCTTCACCCTGCAGGTCAGTCCTGGGCCCCTGAGTTGCAATGTTTGATAGCTGGAGCCTCCAAAAGGCCCAGGAAAGTGtcctttctcctctccactcTTAGGCCACATTTTACAGCTTTCTCTCTGGGCTGTTGGAGGTACATCCAGCCATGAGTATTGCCTAGCAACCATCAGGCAAGGAGGAGGAAACCAAGGAGCAGGAGAAAGTTGATGAGCACTGGagagtcctgggttcaaatcctacctCCAGGTTTAGTTTTGTGTTCTTGGACAAATCATGAAACTCTTTGAGCTTTGGTTTACctctctgcaaaatgaggataatatgaATAATTATGCCTGAGTTACAAAAAGTGGCCAGTCAACGGTAGTTTCACTGTCATTGTTATCTGAATCAAAGAGCAGGTTGAGGTTTTGCAGGATGATTAATTAGTTAGAGTTGAGAAGTTGCTGCGAGTTCTCTACGCTGCAGGTGAGGCTACAGAGCATGGTAAGAGCATGTAGTGGCTCTGCCTAGAACTTGCTTTTCTTATAGACCTACTATGTGCTTTTCTTGTAAACCTACTATGGGCTTTAAGGAACATAATTAATACATTTAAGTCTTACAACCTTCCTATGAGAAGGATATTATGTCCACATCATATAGATGTAGGAGTGGGACATGTCTTCATGAAAGCGGGTCAGTTGGGGGTTAAACTCAGCATTCTTTTCCGAACACTGCCTCTGAGACCACTGTTCCCCATCCTGGCTTCCCCCAGAACCAGGCAGAGCCACCTCTTGTGTGCTCCTTTCAGCATTTCCCCTAGAGTTTTTCATCTATTAGTCTGCCACTAGCCTCAAAGGCAGACTCTTGTCCTGGTTATGGTTTACTCCCTGGGAATTAGCACAGTGCTTGCTGTGGAACGATGGCTTTCTAGATATGTCATAATGAATGAGTGAGGCTCAGAGACTGTAGGACCTTGGGGAATTCAGGCAGaatctctctgcctccattttctcttctctatcaTGTGTGACTCAACCTCTACTTCATAGGGCTGTTTGTgagaataaagcaaaataatgttTGCAAAGTGCTTGCTGCAAGGCTTGGCACGTTTTCCGATTATAATAGGTAGAACTTCTGGTTCACTATTATACTTCCATTGTTAAATATAATAGAGTCCGGTGCATAGTAAAAGCACGaccaatatttgttgaaggatGAAAGGAATGCAGGgcgggaagaaaagaaggaaggaaagaagaaaaaaggaaggaaagaaggggaaagaggaaggaatgaaggaacaaaggagggaaaagaggatgaaaggaaggaatatttatttaatggagGAAGGAATGGTTGATGCCATTAATAGACATTAATTTGTCCAGGCTATTTTGTTCTTCCCAACTGCCACATAATCTATGCtgttagggttgccagatttagctaataaaaatacaggatgcctagttaaatttgaattctgataaacaatgaatacttttaaaatataagtatggCCCACGCAATATTTGAGCCAGGCTTATACTCAAAACATATTTGTCATTtatctgaaatataaatttaactgGACATCCATTCTGTATTTTGTCTGGCAACCTTATGCGCTTTTCACCCTGAACATGTGTTTTTATCAAGCCGCCCACAACAGAAGTGGCAGCTCATTGGACTAGAATACTTTCCTGCCAACAATTTCAAGGCTAGGTGTGCTGTTAAACTTATACACTATATTACACGGTAATGACTATAATTTCAAGCCTTTATGCATTTCAGACTCATTGATTTGCTCTCTGTTTAATTTCTATTAGTCAAGAGCATGTGGCTTTTAaagatatatacaaatacatattgaaATTGTTTTAGATTACTTATGACCTAAAATAGAGATGCAcactcaatattttcttttttttttttggagacagagtctcgctctgctgtcacccaggctggagtgcagtggcacgatctcggctcactgcaagctccgcctcccaggttcacgccattctcctgcctcagcctctccgagtagctgggactacaggcgcccgccaccacgcccggctaattttttgtattttttagtagagacggggtttcaccgtggtctcgatcttctgacctcgtgatccgcccgcctcggcctcctaaagtgctgggattacaagcgtgagccaccgcacccggcccacacttaatattttctaatgaaatttttaatgaaaagatgCATTTAATATCTGGCACAGCATTTTGCAGGATTTAAGATGTATCtggtaaaggaaagaaaattcagaTCAAAAGTTGTGTCTTTCGAAAAACATAGATAGGTTAAAGGTCTCACGTTTTCCATGAAATCTTGATCATACTTTCTAAAACATCACGTCACTTTGCACAATTTGTGCTATTACGCATTACAACTAAGATTAGAGTTCCAGACAACAGTGATGTCATTTCATGACCATTTACAAACCTTACATGCATCATTCTAAGCAATGGGCAAGGTATTGCATAAATGTCGTTCTAAAAGAGGACCCCGGGGATGGAGGCATTTTTTTCTAAGGTGACCAAAGCACCAAGAATCGACCTTTGTACAGATGGGGGAAACATTCAGGCAGGTAGGAGTATTTTTAGGATGAACACAAACACAGCCAGTACCTGCACCATCTTTTCTGTttacaaaacatacacacacacccatggcTTTGAGTGAGTCCCAAACACTCAAACCCGTTTTTCTGCAGTCCTCTCAGAACCACAGCCTAATGGTGCTTGTAAGGATGGAGCTTTGGTTTTGTATAATGAAAAGGCCAATACGGTGCTTTCGAGGTCCAAATTAGATATACTCATCCTGTACAAATGCAGAGAGGTGCCAAAATGGCTACCTTATCTGTGTATTTAATGGATTTATACAaccttttgtatatgtttttccaaattattGGTTCACCTTTGAATCCCTAGAACAGGTATCATACATTCCAGATTCTGACTGACGATGGATCAAGCTTTCTTTTCCTTACCTCTCCCTATCTACATATCACAGTGTTTTGgcaattatattaattttctaaaaaagattACAAACCTAACAGGTGGAAAAGTGATCTTTGTTATAGCACAAATAAATATTACCTGTTTGTCCTCTTCACCATGGTTTCAACCCACCACTATTGGATTTGAAATATCTTTCTTCTCTCTAGGTATTCTGTGTatgcccccccccctttttttttttaagaaccagGAAAACATAATGGCAAGttatttaagatttaaaatgttatgtAGCAAATAAAGAGGACGCTGTCGAGCCCCCAAGCTCAGGTGTGAATTCAATGGATgcattttggcttttctttcaattctgtgagCTGAACAAATCATGCTTGGAAAGAATGAGAAGAATCTGCCAATAACACATTTAACCATCATGATAAAAACATGCGAACCAAAAAGATAGTCTTCAGTTGGGGCCAGATAGCAATTAGAGTTATAGGAGGACTCCTCTCCATCAGAAGCATAGATCTCCTCACTCAGGGGAAAGTCCCAGgtcaaatattttaactttttatttcatcttggcCATCTTCACACCCAGTAAACCTCTCTGTCTGATGTGAAGCAAGCCCAAAGCCATGCCATCTAAATACTGCTCTCTACCTGGAACTCTCCTAGTGTCCTACCTTTCTAGCTTGTTCTGAAAGTCTTCTATTTGTAAACCAAAGCTCTGACAATAGGGTGTGGTGAGCGATTATATGTTAttagtttttcatatttgattgtGAATTAATTAAGAGCTAATTAATTAGGAGCAAATCTGTAACTTAGCATGACATAAACTGGATTGGTCAGCACAGAAGGTTTAGTTCAGGTTGGGTTCCCGTCTTGGGGAATGGCCGAAGGTGGAGGACCACCTGAACACATAGGAGGGCCCTTAGTGTGTGGGGGCATCGTgctggaagggagagaaaaagaagtagagaaaacaCAAATAGGCAAATGAAACAGATTTGTTAAGACCCAGCTTTGCTTATACTCAACATTTGAAAATCGCTGGTGAAACTAATCTGCCAATGCATTTGACCTTGGTCTCTGCCCTGTTTCCTAAAAATGACACTAATGGTCTGGGTGTGGGTGACTATATAAGGCATGGAACTTCTATGATACATGATGCAAATTATCTTCAAGCTATGAGACTCCACACACATTAACATAAGTGTACAGAAAGCCATTTGTTTCTTTATGTGAAATGAAACCTCAAGGGCACACATTGCCTCTATCTTTGTTAAAGGTGGGCTCTAATATTGGTCTATCCACGAGAAAACcaaaagatgaaagaagaaagtaagcttcttctcttttcatctcaatgttctgcaaagaagaatatttttctaCCAACCTGTTAAGGGCACATGCTCATTCATAGGACACTTAATGTAGAAAATAACCAAAGGGAAGAGGTGGAAGGTGGCAATTGCTAAAAGTAAGCTGCAAAAAAGCATTCATTACAAGTAACAATCATAAAGACAACTTTAAGCTATTCATGAGCTGATTAAGGAATCTCTATATAGCAACTACTTCTAGCACTCTCCAATCTTTCTTCCATTGCTCACCTTTTTGTCACTTTATAAGTCATTGGCATTGCTATGGAAAGGTGAGGTGGTGAAATGGAATGGTGACAGAAGTTAGTATCTAATAATTAAAGTGAAAGATAGCCTTGGCTGGACACTGGAGCTTGCTTTGGGTAATTCAGGATTATGGATGATGAAGGCCTAATAAAAGCAGTAGTAATCTGTGAACTTTATCTCTCTTAACCCGTTTTATTCTAGTTCCCAGCTCTGAACTAGAGGACTTGAGAGAATGATTAGGACTTAGTTTTCATGTTCTGgtctttcataaaaattaatccTACTCCAGCAAGCTACTATCCTGCTTGGCATTGGGAGACGCTAGCTGCCTCTAAGCAGACCCAACTCCCTGTAAGAAGCTCCTTACCAGGCTAGTCGCAATGCCTCGGAGCAAACCCATACCTGCAGAGCTATTCTTCATCCACGTCTGTTACAAACTGTGAATGGTGTTCGGGTGACTTGCTGTGCGTTTTGCTTAGGTGGAGTTTTACCGCATGTTTGCTCACAAATGTCCGACAGCACAACTTACACTTGAATTTAGAGTCTGTGTCCTCTTCGGCAGCTATTGTTTCCGGAGACCTCTGAGCCGACGATACCCGGGAGATCTCTTGCTCCACCTTGCTTTGCTGGTCCACTGACAAGCGGGTCATGTCCTTCATTTGGAAACCCAGGTGAGATTCTAAGTGACTGATGTAGGTAGACGGGGTTCTGAACTGGGAGGCACAGTCACTGCAATAAAAGATGGGGTGGCCTTTGTCCatgtttttcagaaattttgtcCCGCCCGTTTTCCTAAGCTGGTACTTGACGTTGGCCAGCCAGTGACTGATAGTGGTCATTGAGAGTCCCGTAAACTTGGAGATTTGCATACGCTCTTGTGGGCCCAGATCAGACAGCAGGTATTTGCCCTCTGATGTCTGGAAGAGGCTCGAGGCAAACTGGGCTTGTAGAATCAGAAGATGCTGAGGATTCCAGTTGGACTGCCGGCCTTTTCTTTTATGCAAAGTTGAGACTTCACTGGAGACATCCTCAAAGCGCCTGACATCCATTTCCAGCTTCATGGGAGggaccctggaggaggaggctggcTTTGGGGTGGTGGCTTTGGGGAGGACTTTGACCATGTCGGCAATGTCAGACAGAGCGTGCTTCTGAGGTGGGGACGTACAGGATTGTGCTTGCGAGGACTCAGCTTTCTTGCTTTTGGACTTGGTCAGGTCGATGGGCTGATCGTTGTTCTCAAACAGGTAACGCCTGGACATACTGGCTGACCTTGTGGAGGTGGGACTCAAGACCGGCTTGTCCATGACACTGAGATTTGACTTGTGGAACATGGAAATTGTGCTTGAACTTGGGCTGGAGCAGGAAGGTGAGCGCAAGGGCTCCGTGGCTTTGCCCAGGTGATTGTTCAGGACGGACTGCAGGGCGCTGAGCGGGTTGATGCATGGCAGGGATGGGGCGTGGTTGGCGAGGGCGCACCCGTTGCTCAGAGCAGATGTGGGCTCCAGGGGCTGGGGTTTCTCCTTCTCGCTGCCCTCTTTCATCAGCTTGTCCTCCTCCTTCAGGGGACCCAGCTCCGTCTTTTTGGCTTCTGGAGGTGTTTCACTTTTGCGGAAAGAATCGCCCTCACTGTGGCTGAAAGATGAGGCCTCTTCATGGGGACTTTCTTTCCCACACTCCTTCACCGCTTCATCTTTGTCTTCTGACTCCATCTTGACTTGAGTGTAAGCGGCCAGGTGTGTGGGCATAGAAACCAGTGGCATCACTTTCCACTTTGGTGCAATGGGCCTCAGCTTGTTGGTGAGATTAGGCCGGATCTGCAGTACCTGGGATCCCATAGGCAAAGGCGGCTTGGTGCCCTCAGACAGCTGGTAGGCTGCGTGGATGCTGGGGTAGGCACTCCAGCTGGGGGCCCCGTTTTGGGCTTTGTTGATGGCTGTGGTGACAGTATTTTCCAAAGATTTCAAAATGTCCCCTCCACCCTTTGAGCCATCTTCCAAGTCCTCCTCCCTTAGGTATTGATATTTGATTGTAGGGTCTAAAGGTTTTTGTAGAGGATCTTCATAGTCCTCGCTTTTTGCGACTTTCTCATCCTTGCTGGTTTCCTCTGGCCTTTCTTTTTTACTCTCTTTCTTTAACTCAGTTGTAGAGGCTGTACAATCTGATGCTGAGTTACTGGATGGCTTGGGAGCCAGAGAATCACTGTTTGGGGCCTCGGACAATGACTGCATTTTCTCCACTGCTAGCGGGTCTAATACCAGCTGCTTCCCTTTCTTGGAGGCAGAGCTGGTGACCTTGAGAAAGTGACCTGTGACCATCATGTGGGTGGTGAGCTGCTGCAAGGTGTCATGGGAGCTCCCACACTCCATGCACTTTAAGATCTGGGACTTGCAGGCCTCAAACTGCCAGGTGTAGCTGGCTCCATTTTGGTAGCCATAGCGGTTGTTGGAGGACAACTGCAAGTTGGCGTTCttgtgagaagaaaaagaatctgCAAAAGATCCTGTGGTTGAATCGGGGGAACACGGCCGATTGACATCAAAAACGCGTTTCTTAGCCGGGGTGACCATTTTCGAGGAAATGGTTGGGACTGGCTCCTTCAAAGGCACTTTTtggtaatgttttgttttaatcatgtGGACGCTCAAATCTTGGAGGGAATCGAAGGAGTCGCCACAAAACATACATTTCAGAACCTTTTGAGCATCCTCTTTGTCCATATCCTGGAAAGCCCTTTTCCGGGGCTTTGAATAGCTCGTGGGTCTGAGCTTGTCCTTTTTGCGGTTGTCATCTTGATAGTGGCCCGTTTCGTTCATATGCACAGTCAACTCGACTAGGGTGTCGTAGGCCGCGCTGCACTGTCGGCATCGGAATCTGCTGGCCCCTGTGAACACAGTCCCGCACATCTTGCTGCTCTGCCGGTACAACTGCACCGAGCTGAACAGGCTGGGTTTCGAGACGGACCTAGAAGGCAAGTTCTGCTGCAGGCTTTTGGACAGAGCGTCCTGGTGCCAATCAAAATCACTCTTGCTGCTGCCGTTTCGGGTGTCACAGTTCCGCCTCTCACTATTGGACAGCTTGAAGCCAAGGCCCAGGCCTGACCAGTAGGAATCCGACAGGATGTTGGCGTAGACAGCGGTCATTTTATCCATGCAATTGTGTGCTTCGTTTGGAAGCTTGACGTGAGTGTTTGCTTTCTTGTCCGAGGCATCTCGGCCGCAGACACTCTTGATGTCCGACACCTGATCACTGGCATCGCTCAGCAGAGACTCGTTCTCGGCATCCTGATTGGACAAATGACTTCCTGGAGAGTTCTGGTAGCTGAAGCAGCCTTTTTGCTCTGGGCCCGTTTCTAGCTCCTCGTCCGTCCCTGTGTCATTGCCACCCTGCAGTTGAGCTACCGAACcgctgtcttcctcctcctcttcttcttttatttcctcctcttctttcagcTGTTCCTCCTGGGCGTAGCCtgcaagagaagaagaagagatgaaACGACAGTAACAGGCTCcatattccattccaatttccTCACATAGACTAAGTGCTTCCCATGCCGAACTGAACAATGATTTAACCTACACTTTTATGCACTGTGAGCAGTGGACACAGGAAAAGCCAAATGGTGTCTTTCGTGCAatctactgcttttttttttttaattggcaggAGTCATAATTCTTTATAAATGCCTAGGATCCCAAGTTAATAATTTTCAGGTTTAAGGAATATCTTTCTAATATTCCTGTAATGGGATAGTTGCTAAATTCATGTGTATGACTTTTAGGAAATCTGGATTGAAATTCATATCCCATTAAAGTCATATCTCTACAGGAAAGAATGTTGGCTCATAGGGAGACTAAGACTTGACTCTTGGCATCTAGATGGTAAAGTTTACCAAGACACTTGGATATATTGGCATATAAccatataaataaatcatttttgagTGCTCAGAAGTAATTTGGATGCACAGCCATTATATTTTTTGATAGCCACTGTCTTTTTgctgtaacatttttatttgtagagaatCACACAGCAGGAAGAGAGATTATGGGGTATGCAAATAAAATCTTCTGTTGATAGTTGAAAAATTATATAAGCTCAGTAAATATAATGACTTGAAAATAACCGCAAATGGTGCTAGAATGGGAGATTTGGTGACTATCTTATTATTCTAAAACAGGTTTATGAAGACCTTTCCAGACAAGGTTGAAAATGCCCTCTCGATcttgtgcctgtaatttcaaATGCACTGTGATTTGTGGGTACCCGTCATGAGATGCCaattatatatttgatttgtAGATGCAAAATGCTATTGGGGATGCatgctttctcttctctgaaagGATTTAGGACCAGTAATTGCATAGGGAAAATGAAGACATGAGCGAGCTGGTGCAAAGGGAATTAATGggcaaatatccatcaatggagATGGGGAATGTGACATTATGCCTATGGGCTCATTTTCTTCACCTGGCCTTTTCAAAGCCATGCAGATAAAATGCAACCAAAGAAGTCCCAAAGAAAAGGAGATCCAGTTTTAGGTTTGCAAGGCCTGCACGATCTTAATGCAATACTTTCTTTATGAacttctgtctcctctctctgtgGCA
It contains:
- the TSHZ2 gene encoding teashirt homolog 2 isoform X1, whose translation is MPRRKQQAPKRAAGYAQEEQLKEEEEIKEEEEEEDSGSVAQLQGGNDTGTDEELETGPEQKGCFSYQNSPGSHLSNQDAENESLLSDASDQVSDIKSVCGRDASDKKANTHVKLPNEAHNCMDKMTAVYANILSDSYWSGLGLGFKLSNSERRNCDTRNGSSKSDFDWHQDALSKSLQQNLPSRSVSKPSLFSSVQLYRQSSKMCGTVFTGASRFRCRQCSAAYDTLVELTVHMNETGHYQDDNRKKDKLRPTSYSKPRKRAFQDMDKEDAQKVLKCMFCGDSFDSLQDLSVHMIKTKHYQKVPLKEPVPTISSKMVTPAKKRVFDVNRPCSPDSTTGSFADSFSSHKNANLQLSSNNRYGYQNGASYTWQFEACKSQILKCMECGSSHDTLQQLTTHMMVTGHFLKVTSSASKKGKQLVLDPLAVEKMQSLSEAPNSDSLAPKPSSNSASDCTASTTELKKESKKERPEETSKDEKVAKSEDYEDPLQKPLDPTIKYQYLREEDLEDGSKGGGDILKSLENTVTTAINKAQNGAPSWSAYPSIHAAYQLSEGTKPPLPMGSQVLQIRPNLTNKLRPIAPKWKVMPLVSMPTHLAAYTQVKMESEDKDEAVKECGKESPHEEASSFSHSEGDSFRKSETPPEAKKTELGPLKEEDKLMKEGSEKEKPQPLEPTSALSNGCALANHAPSLPCINPLSALQSVLNNHLGKATEPLRSPSCSSPSSSTISMFHKSNLSVMDKPVLSPTSTRSASMSRRYLFENNDQPIDLTKSKSKKAESSQAQSCTSPPQKHALSDIADMVKVLPKATTPKPASSSRVPPMKLEMDVRRFEDVSSEVSTLHKRKGRQSNWNPQHLLILQAQFASSLFQTSEGKYLLSDLGPQERMQISKFTGLSMTTISHWLANVKYQLRKTGGTKFLKNMDKGHPIFYCSDCASQFRTPSTYISHLESHLGFQMKDMTRLSVDQQSKVEQEISRVSSAQRSPETIAAEEDTDSKFKCKLCCRTFVSKHAVKLHLSKTHSKSPEHHSQFVTDVDEE
- the TSHZ2 gene encoding teashirt homolog 2 isoform X2 is translated as MTAAALLHYTGYAQEEQLKEEEEIKEEEEEEDSGSVAQLQGGNDTGTDEELETGPEQKGCFSYQNSPGSHLSNQDAENESLLSDASDQVSDIKSVCGRDASDKKANTHVKLPNEAHNCMDKMTAVYANILSDSYWSGLGLGFKLSNSERRNCDTRNGSSKSDFDWHQDALSKSLQQNLPSRSVSKPSLFSSVQLYRQSSKMCGTVFTGASRFRCRQCSAAYDTLVELTVHMNETGHYQDDNRKKDKLRPTSYSKPRKRAFQDMDKEDAQKVLKCMFCGDSFDSLQDLSVHMIKTKHYQKVPLKEPVPTISSKMVTPAKKRVFDVNRPCSPDSTTGSFADSFSSHKNANLQLSSNNRYGYQNGASYTWQFEACKSQILKCMECGSSHDTLQQLTTHMMVTGHFLKVTSSASKKGKQLVLDPLAVEKMQSLSEAPNSDSLAPKPSSNSASDCTASTTELKKESKKERPEETSKDEKVAKSEDYEDPLQKPLDPTIKYQYLREEDLEDGSKGGGDILKSLENTVTTAINKAQNGAPSWSAYPSIHAAYQLSEGTKPPLPMGSQVLQIRPNLTNKLRPIAPKWKVMPLVSMPTHLAAYTQVKMESEDKDEAVKECGKESPHEEASSFSHSEGDSFRKSETPPEAKKTELGPLKEEDKLMKEGSEKEKPQPLEPTSALSNGCALANHAPSLPCINPLSALQSVLNNHLGKATEPLRSPSCSSPSSSTISMFHKSNLSVMDKPVLSPTSTRSASMSRRYLFENNDQPIDLTKSKSKKAESSQAQSCTSPPQKHALSDIADMVKVLPKATTPKPASSSRVPPMKLEMDVRRFEDVSSEVSTLHKRKGRQSNWNPQHLLILQAQFASSLFQTSEGKYLLSDLGPQERMQISKFTGLSMTTISHWLANVKYQLRKTGGTKFLKNMDKGHPIFYCSDCASQFRTPSTYISHLESHLGFQMKDMTRLSVDQQSKVEQEISRVSSAQRSPETIAAEEDTDSKFKCKLCCRTFVSKHAVKLHLSKTHSKSPEHHSQFVTDVDEE